From Rutidosis leptorrhynchoides isolate AG116_Rl617_1_P2 chromosome 3, CSIRO_AGI_Rlap_v1, whole genome shotgun sequence, a single genomic window includes:
- the LOC139898874 gene encoding LOW QUALITY PROTEIN: protein MKS1-like (The sequence of the model RefSeq protein was modified relative to this genomic sequence to represent the inferred CDS: inserted 1 base in 1 codon; deleted 1 base in 1 codon) — MDSPDFPSGKSPRSLQGPRPAPLKVHKDSHKIKKPPIPPHXPPTTTPPPPPTSTTTTQHRPPVIIYTVSPKVIHTNPNEFMNLVQRLTGPNASSSPIGSSYSAFQDDGGAVSPAARFASIENAVKSPDGRRQLQHQHQHQHLHQHQQPITSTGDLATDNDGFEMGYFPPGILSPAPGSLPPIPPNFFSPVQNDFFHDLSPGLNSNSRNYFNSYMEGNNFMPSPTNLLSSHIISPTTPNLDLFHSLFD, encoded by the exons ATGGACTCACCGGATTTCCCCTCCGGCAAGTCACCTCGGTCACTCCAAGGTCCCCGTCCGGCACCACTCAAAGTACACAAAGATTCCCACAAAATAAAAAAACCACCAATACCaccac caccaccaaccacaacaccaccaccaccaccaacatcaacaaccaCCACA CAACACCGGCCACCAGTAATCATCTATACCGTTTCACCAAAAGTAATCCACACAAACCCAAATGAATTCATGAATTTAGTCCAACGTTTGACCGGCCCAAATGCTTCTTCATCTCCAATAGGCTCATCTTATTCAGCTTTTCAAGATGACGGCGGTGCTGTCTCGCCGGCGGCAAGATTTGCTTCAATAGAAAACGCCGTCAAGTCACCGGACGGTAGAAGACAACTacaacatcaacatcaacatcagCATCTGCATCAGCATCAACAACCAATAACATCAACAGGTGATTTAGCGACGGATAATGATGGATTTGAAATGGGTTACTTTCCTCCCGGAATATTATCTCCGGCGCCGGGATCATTACCGCCGATACCACCTAATTTTTTCTCACCAGTACAAAATGATTTTTTTCATGATTTAAGTCCAGGGTTAAATAGTAATAGTAGAAATTATTTTAATAGTTATATGGAAGGTAATAATTTTATGCCAAGTCCTACAAATTTATTATCTTCACATATAATTTCACCTACAACACCAAACTTGGATCTTTTTCATAGTTTATTTGATTGA